GATTTCCCCATGAAGTTAAGTAAAAGAATGATGTACAATAAGGTAAAACACTGCAGgaaagtcaaaataattgtaGTTCAACAAGCATATTTCAAATTTCTTAAGTAAATATACAAAGTTATATTACTGCATGCAAAACCATTTCATCTCAAGCATCTGATTGGTGATACAGATACTTTCAGGTCCAAAACTATACCAAGTTCAAAGAATGTCTTATATTTACAAATTATCTGATAATAAAAACGTGATGAACCAACACTTTAATATGAACAAATGAGAGaatttctaaaatatttccAGTGGAGATGCTTCATCCTGGCTTTGGCAAGCGTTGCCAGGACTCCAGGAGAGGATATATCCATTTGGGAAGATAAAAAACATCCTATTATACTGTATCCGTTGTTATTGTTATCCAGTTTCGAAACTTGGACGTGACCACAAGTGTTCGAGTGGGTGAGCTCCTGTCACACCTGCAGGGGAAAGGAGAGGAAGCATGTCGGGAGTTTTACAGAGCTCTTCACCTGCATGTAGAGGAAGTGTACTACAGCTTGCCCACACGGCTCCGCCTCAGAGGTGAGTCCCCAATAAACGCTTCTCCATATCAGGTGTGATTTTCATTCACTATTTTGATATTACAGAATGGACTGTACATACTTAGTCTTATATTCTCATGTTATGCCCACACTAAAACGTATCTGTCCCGCCTGCAGATTCCTTAGATCCACTCGCTTATCCACGTGTCTACCGACAGAGATATGTTCAGAACGACAGAGgtaaaatgttatgtaaaaaaatatatgtcaaTGTGTATGCAATTGTTATGTCAAAGAATATATGTCAATGTGTATGCAATTTTGCAACGGCTACTATTCCATCTATTAAAACTGCTATTGTTAAATATTATGAAGCAGGATCATAAGATAATCAGGAGACGATTTAATGTGGGGACCTTCAAAATCACCAAACCTAGTCAGGAATATAGTCGGTGTGATCCAAACTTTTTCCAGGCTAGAAGTGTGTCAGGTAGTTATTTAACAGTGACACTCACCAGattatgaatgaattaaaatcattttgttaTGTGTTTACCTCCTTCCAGGTCCGCTTTTCTTTCTGGGCTGTTTTAGCGTTGCGGTGGGAATGGCTCTACTCTATTACTACAGTGGTAAGCagcgttttcagttttttaacatCATATAACATTGCAGTTGTGATAATCAGATATTGTCAGTATTATTGGCTAGTTAACGTATGTCAACCTTAGCGTGCATGCTTTGAAAAATATAAGTCCACTTAATGCTGTTAATTCAGTGTTATACAgatgtttgtctttgttctgtAGAGGCTAAAGTGACTGGAGGTAGCCGGGCCCTTGGGATGGCGGCTCTGGGATTGAAAAGAAAAGCTCAGGAGGTTCTCATATGGTACACTGAAGAAAGCCTCATgaagtaggggggggggggggggggggggggggggggggggggggggggggggggggggggactccttCACACCAGGTGCTTCAGTATTCCTCTTATACATACTACATGTACCAAAGCACaacacattatatattttttctgcaGCTGAGTACTAATTTTGTACACAgttgtatttaatattttgcttgTGATCTAAAATGAGAAAGATGGGGTAAATTTCGAGCTACATTTGGCACTTTGCTCATATTTTCTCATACGTTGATGCCTATTAAAGGGATTGAATACAGTGAAATCAAAAACAACCTGATTTGACAAGTTGTTCTCGCTGCAAGCTTCAAATGTGGCATACAACAGCTTTTACAAACCAATTAAACGACAAAAATATTGACTGCACTAGTGACAACATAAGggattttaaataactaaatattaaCAATTGGAGGTACCTTATGATTATATACAATCCATTTTTTCAGCTCTACAAA
The Etheostoma cragini isolate CJK2018 chromosome 4, CSU_Ecrag_1.0, whole genome shotgun sequence genome window above contains:
- the card19 gene encoding caspase recruitment domain-containing protein 19 isoform X1, translated to MGDSFHEQLIEDSAFLKTDRRLDTELLDKLILQLNRIYPQILSDKEATKFRNLDVTTSVRVGELLSHLQGKGEEACREFYRALHLHVEEVYYSLPTRLRLRDSLDPLAYPRVYRQRYVQNDRGPLFFLGCFSVAVGMALLYYYSEAKVTGGSRALGMAALGLKRKAQEVLIWYTEESLMK
- the card19 gene encoding caspase recruitment domain-containing protein 19 isoform X2 translates to MGDSFHEQLIEDSAFLKTDRRLDTELLDKLILQLNRIYPQILSDKEATKFRNLDVTTSVRVGELLSHLQGKGEEACREFYRALHLHVEEVYYSLPTRLRLRDSLDPLAYPRVYRQRYVQNDRGPLFFLGCFSVAVGMALLYYYSEAKVTGGSRALGMAALGLKRKAQEVLIWYTEESLMK
- the card19 gene encoding caspase recruitment domain-containing protein 19 isoform X3 — protein: MGDSFHEQLIEDSAFLKTDRRLDTELLDKLILQLNRIYPQILSDKEATKFRNLDVTTSVRVGELLSHLQGKGEEACREFYRALHLHVEEVYYSLPTRLRLRGPLFFLGCFSVAVGMALLYYYSEAKVTGGSRALGMAALGLKRKAQEVLIWYTEESLMK